A window of Citrus sinensis cultivar Valencia sweet orange chromosome 7, DVS_A1.0, whole genome shotgun sequence contains these coding sequences:
- the LOC102616268 gene encoding probable WRKY transcription factor 40: MDSFSWVDTSLDLNSNPLRLNDEVLAPAKKELQGDFSGFGNKDSVKQETGALVAELNRVSAENKKLTETLTALCESYNALRNQLMDYMSKNPEISKEVFISSSKKRKSESSNNDNNVALTMGNSESSSTDEESCKKPREEHIKAKISRVHYRTEPSDTTSLVVKDGYQWRKYGQKVTRDNPSPRAYFKCSFAPSCPVKKKVQRSVEDQSVLVATYEGEHNHPLPCQMDAASGSTSRCVTAGSVPCSTGQTITLDLTRSNNKSSNEDKALKPRIDTSPEVRNFLVEQMASSLTKDPNFTTALAAAISGKIFQHNPREKW; the protein is encoded by the exons ATGGATTCTTTTTCATGGGTTGATACTTCATTGGATCTCAACTCCAACCCTCTCCGATTGAATGATGAAGTTCTGGCGCCGGCG AAGAAAGAATTGCAAGGCGATTTTTCTGGTTTTGGGAACAAGGATTCTGTGAAACAAGAG acCGGAGCTTTAGTGGCGGAATTGAACCGCGTGAGTGCAGAAAATAAGAAGCTAACAGAAACGTTAACAGCGTTGTGTGAGAGTTACAATGCTTTGAGAAACCAATTGATGGATTATATGAGCAAGAATCCTGAGATTAGTAAGGAGGTTTTTATTAGTTCATCGAAGAAACGAAAATCCGAAAGCAGCAACAACGACAACAATGTTGCGCTAACAATGGGAAATTCTGAAAGCAGTTCTACTGATGAAGAATCTTGCAAGAAACCAAGGGAAGAACACATCAAGGCAAAGATTTCGAGAGTTCATTATAGGACCGAGCCATCTGATACCACCAGCCTT GTTGTGAAAGATGGATATCAATGGAGGAAATACGGACAAAAGGTCACTAGAGATAATCCTTCTCCTAGAGCTTACTTCAAATGCTCTTTCGCTCCAAGCTGCCCAGTTAAAAAGAAG GTACAAAGAAGTGTTGAGGACCAATCTGTATTGGTAGCGACTTACGAGGGGGAGCACAACCATCCACTTCCGTGTCAAATGGACGCAGCATCCGGTTCAACAAGCCGTTGTGTGACGGCCGGTTCGGTCCCCTGCTCGACCGGACAAACCATCACTCTTGATCTCACAAGGTCTAATAATAAGTCCAGCAACGAAGATAAGGCTTTGAAACCAAGAATTGACACCAGTCCAGAAGTGAGAAATTTTTTGGTGGAACAGATGGCTTCTTCATTGACAAAAGATCCTAATTTTACGACGGCGCTGGCTGCGGCAATTTCTGGGAAAATATTTCAACATAATCCGAGAGAGAAATGGTGA